In Nitrosococcus halophilus Nc 4, the genomic stretch CCTGGTAGCTGTAGGCAGCACCTTGCGCCACATTGATGATAAGACCATGGCCAAATAGCCCCCCAGGGCTCGAAACGATATTAGTACTAGGATTTGTTGCCCACACACCACCCGACCAGGCCTGCTCAAGCACAGAACAATCTGCCGGCACATCGCTCACATGAGTTGCTGCGGTAGCTGGATTAAAAGCGGTGGGATCGCCAGGATTTGTGTCTGTAACCACCCCCATTTCAATAATTTCCAGATGTCCCTCTCGGGTCCGGTTCAGGGAAGTATCCTCTCCATCGGCTTGGTTTCCCACATATGTGAAGTTCCGGAAATCCTCTCCATCTTCCGAAATTGTAGGCACGGTACAGGAGTTATCGTTTGTTATCAGCCTGGCACCTGCGTCGGTACGGACCACCGCACCTGTCCACACATCAAAAGGGGAAAGGTAAAGGTTAAAATCCAGAACCTCCCTAGTATTCTTACCCTCCAAAAAGCGCACTTTAACGGCCTTGACCTCATCCCTAGTGTTCACCAATGATATCAAGGTATTTTGGCCGTTTCTCACTGTATAGTAGGGATAGAGCAGCACTTCCCCTAACCCATCAGGATTCACATTTACTGCATGGGCAGTATTCAGTACGCCGGCAGAACCAGCGAGTGCCAGCGAAACGGCCGTGGCCAATTTCGTTTTTTTCATCACATTCTCCTTTTCTTTGAGTGTCACGAACCACCGAACAGGACCTAAACGGAACTTAAGAAGTTAGCTTAATAATTCGCCTAAGGCAATTGATTCTTTAATAATCTCTCCCTATAAAATCAATAAGACCCCATAAATTCACTTAATCTTTTGGAAGAAACCACCACTCCCCCTCTACCTGGGTCCACTTTTCCTTAACGGGGCTTTCCCCTTCGTAACTCTCCACCCTTGGACCTACATAGCGATAGCGGATGTTGACGGTCACCTTGCATGCTTTATCGGCACAGGAAACATTCTTCAAAGTAGCCTCTTTCCACTGAACCGCTTTACCGATACGAGCCCGGTAAAGCTCAAAAGAGTTCACAGCGCGATAGCCAGGACTCAAGTACTCATAGGCCCGATTGAAATCTCCCTGGATTAGGGCTTGCCACCGCTCTAGGGCCCGGCGCCCCACCTCCTCTTCGGGAGGAGGAGAACTACAACCACTTAATCCAAACAATAGCCCGATAATTGGCACAACCAAAAGAATTCTTGAATACGTTGGAAGAAACGTATCAGCGAAAAATAATAGACTCTGCAAGGATAAGAAGCCTCCCTATTATTTTAAGTCTTCTGTTTTTCAATTTCCTAACTTAGCGCTGATTTAAATACAAAGAGTTAGAAGTTACTTTTTATCCTAAAAGCTAACTTTATTTAGCAGAGAATAACTCCGCTAGCAAGCAACTTCAATACTCAATTGTATGTCTTTTTTGTCAAAATGAAACAAAAAAGACAATATGTTGCATGAAAGCAACAAAATCACCCAATTTATTAATTTTTATGCATATTTCATGCCGACTATATTTCTCACTACAAGTGATTGCCCTTGGTCGAAGGGGATATTTCTTCTTCGTTTACCTTTTGGGGGGCAATCCCTCCCATCTCCTCCGCAACATCCGACGCATTCCTAAGCTTCTGGCGAAATTCCTCTGTGACTAGGCGGGCTTCGTGCTGGTCACGCACTACCCGGGGGGTCATGAGAACGATCAATTCAGTGCGCTGCTTGTCTCTCGTAGTAGAGCCAAAGAGGGGACCGATGAAAGGCAATTTATAAAGAAATGGAACTCCACTGTCAGTGAAACTATCCCGATCCCGAATCAGCCCCCCTAAAACAATGGTTTCACCGCTTTGCACCGTGACCACGCTCTCAAAGGTGCGCTGCAAGAAAGTGAAATTTTGGATATCCGACCCTACGGTTACTGGATCGCCCACATCGGTGACTTCCTGTCTGATTTCCAAGGTCACCCGACCGCCGGCGTTCACTCGCGGAGTCACCGTCAACAATACCCCGGTATCCCGGAACTGAACCTGTGAAGTCAAAGTATTGCCGGTCCCCGCTAGCCCTGCTGTTTGACCGGTGAGTATCGGAACCTGATCCCCCACCCGGATCGCCGCAGTCTGATTGTCAAGCGCCAACAACTGAGGAGAAGAAAGAACATTGAGCTTGCTGTCAGAGGCCAATGTGCGCAGCAAGGCACGGACGATGCTATCATCCGTCAGGGCGTAGGTAAATCCTCCCCCCCCTAATAGACCCTCAACGCCCTGGAGGAAACCATTATCACCCACATCGGTGCTGAAATTGACGGCGCCGGTACCCGTGAACTCGCCCACCTCGTTTCGAAAAAACCACTGCAATCCATACTGGAGATTGTCGGTCAACTGTACCTCGGCAATGGTGGCCTCCACCAGCACCTGACGGGGAGGAATATCCAACTGGCGGAGAGCGGAAAGGATCTTGTCGTAGTCGCGGGAGGTGGCGGAAATCAGTAATGCATTATTTTCCACATCGGCAATGATACGTACTTCCTTCTCGTCAGCATCATCATCAGCACGACTAAGCTCAATGCCTGCCGGGCTGGACGCCTTCGACTTTTTATCCCCCTCTTTCGCTTCAGCCTGAGCCTGGGATACTCTGAGATCCTGCTCCTGGGGTGCGCTGGACTCCAACACCTGGGACGCCCTGAACCCTCCTAGCTGGGATGATCCAAATCCCCCCGTCCGCGACGAGCCAAAGCCTCCCGTCCGTGATGAGCCGAGGCTCCCTCCTCGAGATGTTCCAAGCTCCACTGCCTCTCTTCCCGGTGCTACCCGCGCCGAGGAGGTGGCTCTGCGCCCCCCCCCTTGTCCAAAAGCTTCTTGCAGCAGTCCTGCCAAATGCTCTGCCTTGCCATTTTGAACTGGATAGACATAAAGACGTTCGACCTCCTCGTCTTCGCCCCGGTCTAGGCGCTCTATCCAAGTTTGAGCTTCTTCCAGATATTTAGACTGGGAGGTAATGGCCAAAACCGCATTAAGGCGTTCAATGGGGACAAAACGGAACATTCCCGCTAGCGGTGTGGCCGCCTCGGGTCCCAACACCTCATTTAATTCAGTCACTACCAACTCGGCATCCGTGTATTCCAATTTGTATAACCCCACCGACATCCCTTCCAGCCAATTCACATCAAAAATATCAATGGTCTCTTGCCACTGGGCTAATTCTTGGCCCGTACCGGCCAAAATAAGCAGATTCCGAGCTGGATCGACACGCAGAATTGCTCCTTTAGGGACGAAAGGCTCAAGAATTTGTTGCATCTCCGTGACCCCAATATAGCGCAGGGGCACAATACGCACACCATAGCCGGAGGCGGACCCTGCGCTTCTTAAGCGCGGAGACAGATTTCCTTGAACAGCCTGATTGAGGGGCACCACCTTATTCAGCCCTTCGGCTCGAACCAGAGCCGCATTGTTCATCCGCAACAGGGCTTCGAGGGTAGGCATTAAAGCGTCCTTGGGCAGGGGGCGGCCGGTCTGGGCAGTCACCGTTCCCTGAACGGCTTTATCAATGACGTAATTCTCCTCCAGAATATCGCCCAGTATCGTTTTCACCACTTCACGGATATTGGTATTCTCAAAATTCAGCAGAATTTCGCCTTCCAGCATTTCAAAGGTTCGCGGCTTACTCGCCACCTTACGATTGATAAAATGATCACTGCCAGGATAGAGTTCAGTACTCTCCATCGCGTCTTTTTCTTCAGGAACTGGCGCGACTTCGAGTTCAGTGGCTTGGGCGGTTTCAAGACCAGATGGCAAGCTTTCCTCCTTTTGCTTATCCTTGCCAGAGGAAGAAACCATAGGTGCGTGCGCCTTACCGCTAGTGGGAGCCGTGGGTTGGGTCCCACAAGAGCCTAGGAAGAAAACCCCTAAAATGCCCAACCAAACCGGTAAGCGCCGCCCATTTTTTTTCTTTTCTCGCAACTAAATACCCCTAAGTAAGAACCAATTTTGCATTGGCCATTTATTTTTCTAGTCCGCGACCACCCAATGTGCCGTCAATGCCGCCTTCTTCGTTGAGCTTGGCGCGCCGCCCGCCTCCTTTGGGATAACTTCTGCGTCATTGGCTCAAAATTTCGAACCAATTCTAATGCTTCTGAATGACCATTATTATTAAACAGAACACTATCAGGAAAGATCCGAACGATTTGCCACCCTTCTAATTTTTCTCCCTTGCTGACCCGCAAACTCTTATTGTTTTTAATGTCCTGCAAAAGAGCGACCGTTTTTTTCTCAGTCACAACGACCCCGTTGAGGACAAACAAGTCCTTAACGGAAACTTGCGGCTGTTGGGATTGTTCAGCCGCTTGTTGCGCCTCGGATTCGCTTTCTTCCGGGTCGGGGGGACGGCGACTGGGCCGAAAGAGCGGGCGGGCCACAGTTTCTTCATAATTATCTAAAGGGAGAAGGGCGACATCTCCTATCGGCTCTCGCTCCGGGATCAAATTTGAAGGATGAGTACTTGAATTGGCGTCGTTCTCCTCCTGCTCAAAGCGAGGCGGATATCGCATCTCCAAAGCAATGACCGCCAACACCACGAGGCATAAACCCGCCAACAAAATCGCCAGCGCCTTATGGTTAGGCTCCGCTAAATGCACCGCTCCCCCGCATATATCCGTAAAGCTCAAAGCTAATCGTCAACTGGGTTTCTTCGATGATGGTACGACGATCATGCCGGCTACGCCGCCGGATCTGACGGCTGCGTACTTGCAGATCATCCACGAACAACAAGGGCCGCCGCGATTCCAAATCATATAAAACCTTTTGTAAAACTTCCGTATCGCCGGTCATTCGCACGCTGATCCCCACCCGGGGAAAGGGCTCGTTCTCAACCAATGGCAAACTTTGAGTACTCACCAGAACGCCATCGCTGGATTCCACCACTGTTTTAACTCTCTTCCGCAACTCCGTAGCCGCTAACGGGGCGGACTGTTGCTCCAAATAATAAGCGTTTGCGGCCTGTTCCCGACGCAATCGATTGAGCTCAGCCTCCAATGCTGTCCGACTAGCGATAATCTGGTTGTACTTCTGGAGCCGCTGCTGCATGGAAGCGATATTTTCTTGATAAAACCTATGCTTGGCAATGACAGGCTGGACCAGGACAAAATAAGCCATCAGCAGGACAAACAGTAATAAACCCACCGCGGTCGCGCAATGCCACTTCTTCGACAATTGCAGGTTCATAGGGGCAACGACTCCAACTTTGGAAGCTGCGCGGTAATATGGAACCGGTCCCGGCCAGTTCTAGCATTGGTCGTCACCGGGGAGCGAAATTGAACATTTTGAAAATAGGGAGACGCTTCTAAAATAGAGATCAAGGCCGATGCCTCGGTCGCTTCCCCCCGAACTTCAATTTTGCCCCTGGTAAAATCAAGCTGTTGAAGCCAGATCCCATCCGGTAGAATCCGAGTTAGTTCGTATAAGAACTCAACCGCTGAAGGATACTGCTCCTTCTCCTTAACCAAGAATTCTGAAGCCTCAATCGCTTCCTCCAACCGTTGGCGAATCGTAATGACCGCCTCTGCTTTTTGCTGAGCAGCGGACACCTTTGACATCAAGTCGATCACCACCGTCCTTTCTTGCCACAGGGGAAACAGGATCGCCGCTCCCGCGCAAACCATAAACAGTAGGCTAAGCGCCATGTTAATTCGTGGCAGGGCCCTAGATCGAGAGGGGCGCTTTTCTTCCGGTAGCAGATTAATGCGTCCCGTACCGACGCCGGCGACATCCACCATAGTCGGCTGTAGTGCCCAGTGGGACAACCGTTCCAACCATTCGTCGAGGATGCGCCGGGGAACCACCACCAACCTGACGGTAAGATGGCGGGTCTCTAAGCTGCGTTTTATCACCTCAAAATCGTAGTAGACCTGGTTGGTTGCAAAGGGTGTATGGCGCTCCATTTCAAAGGCCAGTACCTGGCGTAAATTCTCTTCAGCCGCCAGAGGAAGGGTGATGGGCTTTGAGAGCGTTTGCTCCGGCGGTAGG encodes the following:
- the gspD gene encoding type II secretion system secretin GspD produces the protein MPSGLETAQATELEVAPVPEEKDAMESTELYPGSDHFINRKVASKPRTFEMLEGEILLNFENTNIREVVKTILGDILEENYVIDKAVQGTVTAQTGRPLPKDALMPTLEALLRMNNAALVRAEGLNKVVPLNQAVQGNLSPRLRSAGSASGYGVRIVPLRYIGVTEMQQILEPFVPKGAILRVDPARNLLILAGTGQELAQWQETIDIFDVNWLEGMSVGLYKLEYTDAELVVTELNEVLGPEAATPLAGMFRFVPIERLNAVLAITSQSKYLEEAQTWIERLDRGEDEEVERLYVYPVQNGKAEHLAGLLQEAFGQGGGRRATSSARVAPGREAVELGTSRGGSLGSSRTGGFGSSRTGGFGSSQLGGFRASQVLESSAPQEQDLRVSQAQAEAKEGDKKSKASSPAGIELSRADDDADEKEVRIIADVENNALLISATSRDYDKILSALRQLDIPPRQVLVEATIAEVQLTDNLQYGLQWFFRNEVGEFTGTGAVNFSTDVGDNGFLQGVEGLLGGGGFTYALTDDSIVRALLRTLASDSKLNVLSSPQLLALDNQTAAIRVGDQVPILTGQTAGLAGTGNTLTSQVQFRDTGVLLTVTPRVNAGGRVTLEIRQEVTDVGDPVTVGSDIQNFTFLQRTFESVVTVQSGETIVLGGLIRDRDSFTDSGVPFLYKLPFIGPLFGSTTRDKQRTELIVLMTPRVVRDQHEARLVTEEFRQKLRNASDVAEEMGGIAPQKVNEEEISPSTKGNHL
- a CDS encoding PilN domain-containing protein, which produces MSANATKRQSRRQGMGAQALSKNLLSSLNISGFLSWWREGLLCCLPGGVRQLFWRETTRLVLEPQGNGVRVHRERGESREELGFFSGVEWGDESLVGKDKVLVFRLPPEQTLSKPITLPLAAEENLRQVLAFEMERHTPFATNQVYYDFEVIKRSLETRHLTVRLVVVPRRILDEWLERLSHWALQPTMVDVAGVGTGRINLLPEEKRPSRSRALPRINMALSLLFMVCAGAAILFPLWQERTVVIDLMSKVSAAQQKAEAVITIRQRLEEAIEASEFLVKEKEQYPSAVEFLYELTRILPDGIWLQQLDFTRGKIEVRGEATEASALISILEASPYFQNVQFRSPVTTNARTGRDRFHITAQLPKLESLPL
- a CDS encoding pilus assembly protein PilZ, which produces MHLAEPNHKALAILLAGLCLVVLAVIALEMRYPPRFEQEENDANSSTHPSNLIPEREPIGDVALLPLDNYEETVARPLFRPSRRPPDPEESESEAQQAAEQSQQPQVSVKDLFVLNGVVVTEKKTVALLQDIKNNKSLRVSKGEKLEGWQIVRIFPDSVLFNNNGHSEALELVRNFEPMTQKLSQRRRAARQAQRRRRH
- the gspM gene encoding type II secretion system protein GspM, coding for MNLQLSKKWHCATAVGLLLFVLLMAYFVLVQPVIAKHRFYQENIASMQQRLQKYNQIIASRTALEAELNRLRREQAANAYYLEQQSAPLAATELRKRVKTVVESSDGVLVSTQSLPLVENEPFPRVGISVRMTGDTEVLQKVLYDLESRRPLLFVDDLQVRSRQIRRRSRHDRRTIIEETQLTISFELYGYMRGSGAFSGA